The following proteins are co-located in the Pyrococcus abyssi GE5 genome:
- a CDS encoding helix-turn-helix transcriptional regulator, with translation MKNRLREFREKYGLTQEELARILGVTRQTIIAIEKGKYDPSLRLAFKIARFFGVRIEDIFIYEEELTPRGDNR, from the coding sequence ATGAAGAACAGATTGAGGGAGTTTAGAGAGAAATATGGGTTAACTCAGGAAGAGCTCGCGAGGATTTTGGGAGTTACGAGGCAGACGATCATAGCTATAGAGAAGGGTAAGTACGACCCGTCCCTTAGGTTAGCTTTTAAGATAGCTAGATTCTTTGGAGTTAGAATTGAAGATATATTTATTTATGAGGAAGAATTAACTCCCAGAGGTGATAATAGATGA